One Euphorbia lathyris chromosome 1, ddEupLath1.1, whole genome shotgun sequence DNA segment encodes these proteins:
- the LOC136214733 gene encoding protein DMR6-LIKE OXYGENASE 2-like — protein MASSKNLLLADLASSGLKHVPSNYIRPISDRPNLDDVQLSDNSISLIDLQHFHGPDHVLLVDSIGKACLHDGFFQVKNHGISEEMINSIMNTARDFFNLTESERLKSYSDDPTKTSRLSTSFNVKTEKFANWRDFLRLHCYPLEDYIHEWPSNPPQFRETVAEYSTSVRELVLCLLGLISESLGLDKDYINQSLSKHRQHMAMNYYPLCPEPDLTFGLPGHTDPNLITVLLQDHVPGLQVLRDHKWIAVNPISNTFIVNIGDQMEVISNGKYKSVLHRAVVNSQEARISIPTFYCPSSDAVIRPAPGLIDDHHPAIYRDFIYAEYYEKFWNKELAKDYCLDLFKTA, from the exons ATGGCCTCCAGCAAAAACCTCCTACTCGCGGACCTTGCTTCTTCTGGACTTAAACATGTTCCTTCCAACTACATCCGTCCTATCTCCGACCGTCCAAATCTCGACGACGTTCAACTATCCGACAACTCCATTTCATTGATTGATCTCCAACACTTTCACGGTCCTGATCACGTTCTTCTTGTTGACAGCATCGGCAAAGCTTGTCTGCATGATGGCTTCTTTCAg GTGAAGAACCATGGAATCTCGGAGGAAATGATTAATAGCATAATGAACACGGCGAGGGACTTCTTTAACCTGACGGAAAGTGAGAGGCTGAAGAGTTATTCTGACGATCCAACTAAAACATCCAGACTTTCAACCAGTTTCAATGTCAAGACTGAAAAGTTCGCCAATTGGAGAGACTTCTTGCGACTCCATTGTTATCCTCTCGAGGATTACATTCATGAATGGCCTTCCAACCCTCCACAATTCAG GGAAACAGTAGCGGAGTACAGTACAAGTGTGAGGGAGCTAGTCCTTTGTTTGCTTGGACTTATATCAGAAAGTTTAGGCTTGGATAAAGATTATATAAACCAATCACTAAGCAAACATAGACAACATATGGCAATGAACTATTATCCACTATGTCCAGAGCCAGATCTTACTTTTGGACTGCCAGGCCACACTGATCCTAACTTAATCACCGTTCTTCTTCAAGATCATGTCCCCGGACTGCAAGTTCTCCGAGATCATAAATGGATTGCTGTTAATCCCATTTCTAACACCTTCATTGTCAACATTGGAGATCAAATGGAGGTAATTAGTAATGGAAAATACAAGAGTGTGCTTCATAGAGCAGTTGTGAATTCTCAAGAAGCAAGAATCTCCATTCCAACATTTTATTGCCCTTCTTCTGATGCTGTCATCCGACCTGCTCCGGGTTTGATCGACGATCATCATCCGGCCATCTATAGAGATTTCATATATGCTGAATATTATGAGAAATTTTGGAACAAAGAACTTGCAAAAGACTATTGTTTGGACCTTTTCAAGACTGCTTGA
- the LOC136214717 gene encoding protein DMR6-LIKE OXYGENASE 2-like, with the protein MASSKNLLLADAASGIKHVPSNYIRPISDRPNLADVQLSEDSISLIDLQDLHGPNRHLVVDGIGKACLRDGFFQVKNHGISEETINSIMNTARDFFNQTESERLKSYSDDPTKTTRLSTSFNVKTEKVANWRDFLRLHCYPLEDYIHEWPSNPPQFRETAAKYSTSVRELVLSLLELISGSLGLEKDYINKSQSKHGQHMAMNYYPPCPEPDLTFGLPGHTDPNLITVLLQDHVPGLQVLRDHKWIAVNPIPNTFIVNIGDQMEVISNGKYKSVLHRAVVNSQEERISIPTFYCPSSDAVIRPAPALIDDHRPAVYRDFTYAEYYQKFWNNELAKGCRLDLFKIP; encoded by the exons atggcttccagcaaaAACCTCCTACTCGCCGATGCTGCCTCTGGAATTAAACATGTTCCTTCCAACTATATCCGTCCTATTTCTGACCGTCCAAATCTTGCCGATGTTCAACTATCCGAGGACTCCATTTCCTTGATTGATCTCCAAGACCTTCATGGTCCTAATCGCCATCTTGTTGTCGACGGCATCGGCAAAGCTTGCCTGCGTGATGGCTTCTTTCAG GTGAAAAACCATGGAATATCGGAGGAAACGATTAATAGCATAATGAACACTGCTAGAGACTTCTTTAACCAGACGGAAAGTGAGAGGTTGAAGAGTTATTCAGATGATCCAACTAAAACCACCAGACTTTCAACCAGTTTTAATGTCAAGACGGAAAAGGTTGCCAATTGGAGAGACTTCTTGAGACTCCATTGTTATCCTCTCGAGGATTACATTCATGAATGGCCTTCCAACCCTCCACAATTCAG GGAAACAGCAGCTAAATACAGTACAAGTGTGAGGGAGCTAGTCCTGAGTTTGCTTGAGCTCATATCAGGAAGCTTAGGCTTAGAAAAGGATTACATAAACAAATCACAAAGCAAACATGGACAACACATGGCAATGAACTATTATCCACCATGTCCTGAGCCAGATCTTACTTTTGGATTGCCAGGCCACACTGACCCTAACTTAATCACTGTTCTTCTTCAAGACCATGTCCCCGGACTGCAAGTTCTCCGAGATCATAAATGGATTGCTGTTAATCCCATTCCTAACACCTTCATTGTCAACATTGGAGATCAAATGGAGGTAATTAGTAATGGAAAATACAAGAGTGTGCTTCATAGAGCAGTTGTGAATTCTCAAGAAGAAAGAATCTCCATTCCAACATTTTATTGCCCTTCTTCAGATGCTGTCATCCGACCTGCTCCGGCTTTGATCGACGATCATCGTCCGGCCGTCTATAGAGATTTCACATATGCTGAATACTATCAGAAATTCTGGAACAATGAACTTGCAAAAGGATGCCGCTTGGACCTTTTCAAGATTCCTTGA